A single Lactuca sativa cultivar Salinas chromosome 8, Lsat_Salinas_v11, whole genome shotgun sequence DNA region contains:
- the LOC111916954 gene encoding GDSL esterase/lipase At5g14450, translating to MLKPPSTMHRRQGVSLIVARRSLLVCIFSISMLVRGGRISNLYEDQSSSCQFPAIFNFGDSNSDTGSVSAVFGPFRLPYGMTYFHKPSGRLSDGRLIIDFIAERLGLPYLSAYLDSIGTNFKHGANFAASGCTIQPADALMLNRTFNPLTLDVQLSQFQQFKERSSDLYHQGSVKSLDITDRFPRPEDYKRALYTFDIGQNDLHAGIKSMKEEQVKTYIPTIINEFVSVVEKLYQQGARTFWIHNTGPIGCLPFFVKNYPPTPENTDQIGCVKSYNNVAQEFNKNLKDKVSQLQKQLQDTLLVYVDIYSIKYYLISEATTYGFKDPLGQCLGQDGNFSRACENPLEYINWDGIHYTEAANKWIANRLQDGSFSAPNLPLKKSCQAILGSQYFL from the exons ATGCTTAAACCACCTTCAACAATGCACCGGAGACAAGGAGTGAGTTTGATTGTGGCAAGACGATCTCTCTTAGTTTGTATATTCTCTATTTCGATGTTGGTTAGAGGAGGCAGAATCTCAAATCTTTATGAAGATCAATCAAGTTCTTGTCAGTTTCCAGCAATCTTCAACTTTGGTGATTCGAATTCTGATACAGGATCGGTGTCTGCTGTATTTGGTCCCTTTCGTCTTCCTTATGGGATGACCTATTTCCATAAACCCTCCGGCAGGTTATCTGATGGGCGTCTAATCATTGATTTCATAG CTGAAAGATTAGGTTTACCATACTTAAGTGCATATTTGGACTCCATCGGAACAAATTTTAAACACGGAGCTAATTTTGCTGCGAGTGGGTGCACCATTCAGCCTGCGGATGCTCTTATGCTAAACCGGACTTTTAACCCTCTCACTCTTGATGTACAACTTTCACAGTTTCAACAATTCAAAGAACGGTCTTCCGATTTGTATCACCAAG GGTCGGTGAAAAGCTTGGACATTACAGATCGTTTTCCACGGCCTGAGGATTATAAGCGAGCCCTTTACACATTTGACATAGGACAAAATGATCTTCATGCTGGGATTAAATCAATGAAGGAAGAGCAAGTGAAAACATATATCCCTACCATAATCAATGAGTTTGTTTCAGTGGTAGAG AAACTTTATCAACAAGGAGCAAGAACATTTTGGATTCACAATACGGGTCCAATCGGATGCCTGCcattttttgtgaaaaactatccACCAACTCCCGAAAACACGGACCAAATCGGATGTGTAAAGTCATACAATAATGTAGCACAAGAATTCAACAAAAACCTCAAAGATAAAGTTTCACAACTCCAAAAACAACTTCAAGATACATTGTTAGTGTATGTTGACATTTATTCGATCAAATATTATCTCATAAGTGAAGCAACCACTTATG GATTTAAGGATCCTCTCGGCCAATGTTTAGGGCAAGATGGTAATTTTAGTAGAGCTTGTGAGAACCCATTAGAGTATATTAATTGGGATGGAATACATTATACAGAAGCAGCTAACAAATGGATAGCTAATCGTCTTCAAGATGGCTCCTTTTCTGCTCCAAATCTTCCCCTCAAGAAATCTTGTCAAGCCATTTTAGGGTCCCAATACTTTCTgtaa